A single genomic interval of Streptomyces graminofaciens harbors:
- a CDS encoding aldehyde dehydrogenase family protein, whose amino-acid sequence MRQSAGNSATAGGFNRSARSLRHLVAGQWRTGGGADLLDVNPAWPHETVAVGQLAEDCDLDSAVAAAQDAFPRWAATPHHVRGPILDRAADILDTRAEEWGTELSWEEGKTRVEGVGEVRRAAEILRYYASEASRPVGEVFASPRPGEQIQVIHRPVGVVAVVTPFNFPVAIPAWKIAPALSYGNTVVWKPASLVPLLAVRLAEALVEAGLPEGVLSLLIGNGTLGGQLVEHPGVDAVTFTGSTSVGRRLIATCGHLARPVQTEMGGKNAAVVLADADLELAVGEVLAGALRSAGQKCTATSRLVVQESVADEFLALLTKRAAALRVGDPLEEGTEMGPVVSLQARDEIQRSVDAARERLGVEILTGGRRYDDDRMTGAFLRPTVVELAGDDPLWREELFGPVLSVRRAPDVQEAFRLANDSEFGLSAAVFTDDLRAMAAAMEHVDVGVLHINSETAGADPHVPFGGARQSAYGPKEQGRAAREFFTRTKTVYVRPSGAPR is encoded by the coding sequence ATGCGACAGAGCGCGGGAAACAGCGCGACGGCAGGCGGATTCAACCGGTCCGCCCGGTCCCTGCGTCACCTGGTCGCGGGACAGTGGCGAACCGGAGGCGGCGCCGATCTGCTCGATGTCAACCCCGCGTGGCCTCATGAGACCGTGGCCGTCGGGCAGCTCGCCGAGGACTGCGATCTGGACAGCGCCGTCGCCGCCGCCCAAGACGCCTTCCCCCGCTGGGCGGCGACCCCGCACCACGTCCGCGGCCCGATCCTGGACCGGGCCGCTGACATCCTCGACACACGGGCCGAGGAGTGGGGCACGGAACTGTCCTGGGAGGAGGGCAAGACCCGGGTCGAGGGCGTTGGCGAGGTGCGGCGCGCTGCCGAGATCCTCCGCTATTACGCGAGCGAGGCGTCGCGCCCGGTCGGCGAGGTCTTCGCCTCGCCACGGCCCGGCGAGCAGATCCAGGTGATCCACCGCCCGGTCGGCGTCGTCGCCGTTGTCACCCCCTTCAACTTTCCTGTCGCGATCCCGGCCTGGAAGATCGCTCCCGCTCTCAGCTACGGCAACACGGTGGTGTGGAAGCCCGCGAGCCTGGTCCCGCTGCTGGCCGTAAGGCTGGCCGAGGCTTTGGTCGAGGCCGGGCTGCCGGAAGGCGTGCTGTCACTACTGATCGGTAACGGAACCCTGGGCGGCCAGCTCGTCGAACACCCCGGGGTGGACGCCGTGACGTTCACCGGGTCGACCTCCGTCGGCCGGAGACTGATCGCGACCTGCGGCCATCTGGCCCGACCAGTCCAGACCGAGATGGGCGGAAAGAACGCGGCCGTCGTGCTCGCCGACGCCGACCTGGAACTGGCGGTGGGGGAGGTGCTCGCCGGGGCCTTGCGCTCCGCCGGGCAGAAGTGCACCGCCACCTCCCGGCTCGTAGTTCAGGAGTCGGTCGCCGACGAGTTCCTGGCTCTGCTCACCAAGCGGGCCGCGGCTCTGCGGGTCGGTGACCCGCTGGAGGAGGGAACCGAGATGGGGCCCGTGGTCTCGCTCCAGGCCCGGGACGAGATCCAGCGGTCGGTGGATGCAGCTAGGGAACGCCTTGGAGTGGAAATCCTCACGGGAGGGCGCCGGTACGACGACGACCGTATGACGGGCGCGTTTCTGCGGCCCACCGTGGTCGAACTGGCCGGAGACGACCCGCTGTGGCGGGAGGAGCTGTTCGGCCCCGTGCTGTCCGTTCGCCGGGCCCCCGATGTCCAGGAGGCGTTCCGGCTGGCCAACGACAGCGAGTTCGGGCTCTCCGCCGCAGTCTTCACCGACGACCTGCGGGCCATGGCCGCCGCCATGGAACACGTGGACGTAGGCGTCCTGCACATCAACTCCGAGACCGCGGGGGCCGATCCGCACGTGCCCTTCGGCGGGGCCAGGCAGAGCGCCTACGGACCCAAGGAACAGGGGCGTGCCGCTCGCGAGTTCTTCACGCGGACCAAGACCGTGTACGTGCGGCCCTCGGGAGCGCCCCGGTGA
- the gabT gene encoding 4-aminobutyrate--2-oxoglutarate transaminase: MPGASRPVGGPDLAQVRRIVSEIPGPRSRELLARQRGLVPAGVGAALPVFVEAAGGGVIVDADGNSFIDFGSGIAVTTVGNSAPAVAERAAAQLRRFTHTCFFVNPYESYLDVCEKLNELAPVPGEKRTILVNSGAEAVENAVKVARAATGRPGVVVFDHAFHGRTLLTMSLTAKNKPYKQGFGPFAPEVHRAPMAYPYRWPTSPERCAEEAAYALADLLDRQVGADNVAAVLVEPIQGEGGFVVPAPGFLSRVADICRTRGILLIVDEIQAGIARTGRMFACEHEGIRPDLITTAKGLAGGLPLGAVTGRAELMDAVPAGGLGGTFSGNPVACEAALGVFEEIQAHDLLERAREIGDTMLEFFGRLSDRYPIVGDVRGRGAMTAIEMVEADGYRVPAPDLAARVARRCHADGLLVLTAGSYGNVLRFLPPLSISDTLLEEGLSVLGEAVEKEMARAVY, translated from the coding sequence ATGCCCGGTGCTTCCCGGCCGGTCGGCGGCCCTGACCTTGCGCAGGTCCGGCGGATCGTGAGCGAGATCCCCGGCCCGCGCTCCCGCGAACTGCTGGCCCGTCAGCGCGGCCTGGTACCGGCCGGCGTCGGCGCGGCCCTGCCCGTGTTCGTGGAGGCGGCCGGCGGCGGCGTGATCGTCGACGCGGACGGTAACTCCTTCATCGACTTCGGCAGCGGCATCGCGGTGACCACGGTGGGCAACTCCGCCCCGGCCGTGGCGGAGCGGGCGGCGGCGCAGTTGCGCCGGTTCACGCACACCTGCTTCTTTGTCAACCCCTACGAGTCGTACCTGGACGTGTGCGAGAAGCTGAACGAGCTCGCGCCCGTCCCGGGCGAGAAGCGCACGATCCTGGTGAACTCCGGTGCCGAGGCCGTGGAGAACGCCGTCAAGGTCGCCCGGGCCGCCACCGGCCGTCCCGGCGTCGTCGTCTTCGACCACGCCTTCCACGGGCGCACGCTGCTGACCATGAGCCTCACGGCCAAGAACAAGCCCTACAAGCAGGGCTTCGGCCCCTTTGCCCCGGAGGTCCACCGGGCGCCGATGGCGTACCCGTACCGGTGGCCCACAAGCCCGGAACGCTGTGCCGAGGAAGCCGCGTACGCCCTTGCCGACCTGCTCGACCGGCAGGTGGGCGCCGACAACGTGGCCGCGGTCCTGGTTGAGCCGATCCAGGGCGAGGGCGGCTTCGTCGTCCCGGCACCCGGGTTTCTGAGCAGGGTCGCCGACATCTGCCGGACCAGGGGCATCCTGCTGATAGTGGACGAGATCCAGGCCGGTATCGCCCGCACCGGCCGGATGTTCGCCTGCGAGCACGAGGGGATCCGACCCGATCTGATCACTACTGCCAAGGGGCTCGCCGGCGGCCTGCCGCTGGGCGCGGTGACCGGCCGGGCCGAGCTGATGGACGCCGTCCCCGCCGGGGGACTCGGCGGCACCTTCAGCGGCAATCCCGTGGCCTGCGAGGCGGCACTCGGCGTCTTTGAGGAGATCCAGGCCCACGACTTGCTGGAGCGCGCCCGGGAGATCGGCGACACCATGCTCGAATTCTTCGGTCGGCTGAGCGATCGGTACCCGATCGTCGGCGATGTCCGGGGCCGGGGTGCCATGACAGCGATCGAAATGGTGGAAGCGGACGGTTACCGGGTGCCCGCTCCGGACCTCGCAGCCCGGGTCGCCCGACGGTGCCACGCGGACGGCCTGCTCGTCCTGACCGCCGGCAGCTACGGCAACGTGCTGCGTTTTCTTCCGCCGCTGTCGATCTCCGACACCCTGCTGGAGGAGGGGCTGTCCGTCCTCGGCGAGGCCGTTGAGAAGGAGATGGCCCGGGCCGTCTACTGA
- a CDS encoding IS630 family transposase (programmed frameshift) produces the protein MRYPQGGGLTPERQAFRERIRMEAAERFAVGACNVEVAKDLRVSVRSVQRWRRAWHDVGVEGLRSAGPVSLPKLSEALFAVLEQELAKGPVAHGWPDQTWTLSRIKTLIGRRFHKSMTLSAIAQMLHRHGFSHQVPARRALERNEEAVTGWVKDMAPGGSTVAALGAWLCFEDEAGFSMTPPTARTWARRGETPVIRVRGRSQRRISIAALACYKHGERTRLIYRPRRHVDHKRGGRRSFTWTDYRDLLIDAHQQLGAPIVLVWDNLNVHKDRRMRQFIDTHDWISCYFLPAYAPDLNPVEGIWSLLRRSSQANTAFTDPDHLMRTLRHGLRRIQYRSNLIDGCLAETGLTLTTPRPQRQ, from the exons GTGAGATATCCACAAGGTGGTGGGCTGACGCCTGAACGGCAGGCGTTTCGCGAGCGCATCCGAATGGAGGCGGCCGAGCGATTCGCGGTCGGCGCCTGCAATGTCGAGGTCGCCAAGGACTTACGGGTGAGTGTGCGCTCGGTGCAGCGCTGGCGCCGGGCCTGGCACGACGTCGGCGTGGAGGGACTGCGGTCCGCCGGACCGGTCTCACTGCCCAAGTTGAGTGAGGCACTGTTTGCCGTACTCGAACAGGAACTGGCCAAGGGGCCGGTCGCGCACGGCTGGCCGGACCAGACCTGGACGCTGTCGCGGATCAAGACGCTGATCGGGCGCCGGTTCCACAAGAGCATGACGCTGTCGGCCATCGCGCAGATGCTGCACCGGCACGGCTTCAGCCACCAGGTCCCCGCCCGCCGCGCGCTGGAGCGCAACGAGGAAGCCGTCACCGGCTGGGTGAAG GACATGGCCCCAGGTGGAAGCACCGTGGCGGCGCTCGGGGCATGGCTATGCTTCGAAGACGAGGCCGGCTTCTCGATGACGCCGCCCACCGCCCGAACCTGGGCCAGGCGCGGAGAGACACCCGTCATCCGGGTGCGAGGACGCTCCCAGCGCCGCATCTCCATCGCCGCGCTCGCCTGCTACAAGCACGGCGAACGCACACGCCTGATCTACCGGCCCAGGCGACACGTCGATCACAAACGGGGCGGCAGACGCAGCTTCACCTGGACCGACTACCGCGACCTGCTCATCGACGCCCACCAGCAACTCGGCGCACCCATCGTGCTTGTGTGGGACAACCTCAATGTCCACAAGGACCGCCGAATGCGGCAGTTCATCGACACCCACGACTGGATCAGCTGCTACTTCCTGCCGGCCTACGCACCCGACCTCAACCCCGTCGAGGGCATCTGGTCACTACTGCGACGCAGCAGCCAGGCCAACACCGCCTTCACCGACCCCGACCACCTCATGCGCACGCTCCGGCACGGTCTCCGCCGGATCCAGTACCGCAGCAACCTCATCGACGGATGCCTCGCCGAAACCGGCCTCACCTTGACGACACCACGGCCACAACGTCAGTAA
- a CDS encoding PucR family transcriptional regulator, producing the protein MSSGQDGGLAVQQVRVGPRVHGRLGLVADRALTPVDHLLVGHAASLVALEAEKPVRLRDEQNRVNGLFLRMLLDGSIAASAADGHLTEAGFPVRDGIRVLALRGGSPRQALQAVGKELAERGLPLFGRAHGGGAMAVLLPAGHGGTAQTVTDAARARLNSQVWAGLSAAHQLADGPVALTEALNAASVARTRGSRDVVAFESLAGRLLAATPETRTILAALAQAQLAPLALHDTEHGTDLLVSLRAFLEHNGQWEAASAALGVHRHTLRSRMERVRGLVGGDLDSAHVRAELLLALSAWQEPGDHGGTD; encoded by the coding sequence GTGAGCAGCGGCCAGGACGGTGGGCTGGCCGTGCAGCAGGTCCGCGTGGGGCCGCGGGTCCACGGCCGTCTGGGCCTGGTCGCTGATCGGGCCCTCACGCCGGTCGACCACCTCCTGGTCGGGCACGCCGCATCGCTGGTCGCCCTGGAAGCGGAGAAGCCCGTGCGGCTGCGCGACGAGCAGAACCGCGTCAACGGCCTGTTTCTGCGGATGCTGCTGGACGGCAGCATCGCGGCGTCGGCGGCTGATGGCCACCTGACCGAGGCGGGGTTCCCCGTCCGCGACGGTATCCGTGTCCTCGCCCTGCGCGGCGGCAGCCCGCGCCAAGCCCTTCAGGCCGTGGGGAAGGAGCTCGCCGAGCGGGGCCTGCCCCTGTTCGGCCGGGCTCACGGCGGCGGCGCGATGGCGGTGTTGCTGCCAGCCGGTCACGGGGGCACGGCGCAGACGGTGACGGACGCGGCGCGGGCCCGGCTGAACTCGCAGGTGTGGGCGGGCCTGAGTGCCGCCCACCAGCTGGCCGACGGGCCCGTGGCCCTGACCGAGGCGCTGAACGCCGCCTCGGTTGCCCGGACGCGGGGCAGCCGCGACGTGGTGGCCTTCGAATCGCTGGCCGGCCGGCTGCTCGCCGCCACCCCGGAGACGAGAACGATCCTCGCGGCGCTGGCCCAGGCGCAACTGGCTCCGCTCGCCCTGCACGACACCGAACACGGCACCGACCTGCTCGTCTCGCTGCGGGCCTTTCTGGAGCACAACGGGCAGTGGGAGGCGGCCTCGGCGGCGCTCGGCGTGCACCGGCACACCTTGCGCAGCCGGATGGAACGGGTGCGTGGCCTGGTCGGTGGGGACCTCGACTCGGCACATGTGCGCGCCGAACTCCTGCTGGCGCTGTCCGCATGGCAGGAGCCCGGCGATCACGGCGGAACCGACTGA
- a CDS encoding PucR family transcriptional regulator ligand-binding domain-containing protein — protein sequence MGVALAWLVRRQDLRLKVLAGRSSLDREVVWAHSIELTDPAPWLNGGELVLTTGLRLVPDSGACEDYVGRLAKAGVAAVGFGVGLTHETVPEALVDAADGVGLPLLEVPLPTPFLAVTKAVMERLAEQQYEGVVQASRIQPRMTRAALRGGAQAVVRELAVSTGTSVVLLDPESKVRAAHPPVPEPPRPPWSPTLVPPSGRRPR from the coding sequence ATGGGCGTAGCACTTGCCTGGCTTGTACGGCGTCAGGATCTGCGTCTGAAGGTGCTGGCGGGCCGCAGCAGTCTGGACCGGGAAGTGGTCTGGGCGCACAGCATCGAGCTCACCGACCCCGCACCGTGGTTGAACGGTGGGGAGCTGGTGCTCACTACCGGGCTCCGCCTGGTGCCCGACTCGGGTGCCTGCGAGGACTACGTCGGCCGTCTCGCGAAAGCCGGGGTGGCCGCGGTGGGCTTCGGGGTCGGTCTGACGCATGAGACAGTGCCCGAGGCGCTGGTCGACGCGGCCGACGGGGTCGGTCTGCCGCTGCTTGAGGTCCCGCTGCCCACGCCGTTCCTGGCCGTCACCAAGGCGGTGATGGAGCGTCTGGCCGAGCAGCAGTACGAGGGGGTCGTCCAGGCGTCGCGGATCCAGCCGAGGATGACGCGGGCCGCGTTGCGCGGTGGGGCCCAGGCGGTGGTGCGGGAGCTCGCCGTCTCCACCGGCACGTCGGTCGTCCTCCTGGACCCGGAGAGCAAGGTCCGTGCGGCCCATCCGCCGGTGCCGGAGCCCCCGAGGCCGCCCTGGTCGCCGACCTTGGTCCCCCCGAGCGGGCGGCGGCCGCGGTGA
- a CDS encoding citryl-CoA lyase, which yields MTNGQPQYPTGLGTSDATTIRLLGHDLAEELMGQVGFGELAFWLAAQRRPNAGEVRLFETVLVALADHGFTPTAIAARLTLLSAPESVQGAMAAGLLGGGSRFLGVTEDTGRFLAEVIAEAGDAARAATDAEWDALARKALAERKAAKRLVPGLGHPVHKERDPRTAVIVRIAREEGAYGPHLALFEAMGRMAPEVLGRALPLNGAGVCGAALADLRLPPELLRGFALLARAAGLLGHLAEELRRPIAADIYHAVDRNAQYVPEDTL from the coding sequence GTGACCAATGGACAGCCGCAGTACCCGACGGGGCTCGGCACCTCGGACGCCACCACCATCCGTCTGCTGGGACACGACCTGGCGGAAGAGCTCATGGGGCAGGTGGGATTCGGTGAACTCGCCTTCTGGCTCGCCGCCCAGCGGCGCCCCAACGCGGGCGAGGTGCGGCTCTTCGAGACCGTGCTGGTCGCACTCGCCGACCACGGATTCACTCCCACCGCCATCGCCGCCCGGCTGACTCTCCTGTCGGCACCGGAGTCCGTACAAGGGGCCATGGCCGCAGGGCTGCTCGGCGGAGGATCCCGCTTCCTCGGCGTCACTGAGGACACCGGCCGGTTCCTCGCGGAGGTGATCGCGGAAGCGGGTGACGCCGCCCGCGCTGCCACGGACGCCGAATGGGACGCGCTGGCTCGCAAAGCCCTGGCGGAGCGTAAGGCGGCCAAACGGCTGGTGCCCGGCCTCGGTCACCCGGTCCACAAGGAGCGCGACCCCCGGACCGCAGTGATCGTCCGGATCGCTCGCGAAGAGGGGGCGTACGGGCCTCACTTGGCCCTTTTCGAAGCGATGGGGCGGATGGCCCCCGAGGTCCTCGGCCGGGCACTGCCACTGAACGGGGCCGGAGTGTGCGGAGCGGCGCTCGCCGATCTCCGGCTGCCCCCTGAACTGCTGCGAGGCTTCGCGCTGCTCGCCCGCGCTGCGGGACTCCTCGGCCACCTCGCAGAGGAACTCCGCCGCCCCATAGCGGCCGACATCTATCACGCGGTTGACCGTAACGCCCAGTACGTCCCAGAAGACACTCTGTAG
- a CDS encoding CaiB/BaiF CoA transferase family protein: MTDSKGALDGLLIADFSRILAGPYATMLLGDMGAEVIKVESPAGDDTRTWMPPVREGVSTYYLGINRNKRSIALDLRKPEDLRLAKELVTRADVMIENFKPGGLTRFGLDYETTSADNPGLIYASISGFGTAGGASLPGYDLLVQAASGLMSLTGDADGPPYRAGISVFDVMTGTHAALGILAALNHRNRTGAGQHVEVNLLSSALSGLVNHTSGYVAGGTVPHRMGNAHPSLFPYEPLPTADKDLIVIAGNNRQFRRLCAELGLDDLPDDPRFAGNEARTRNREQLRPLLVAKLKERPADEWFKKLSAAMIPCGPINHVDGGVALATELGLDPVVTVGTEAHAVPMIRNPITLSATETRYVLPPPDHDQHGAELRAWLAAGKDADQ; the protein is encoded by the coding sequence ATGACCGACTCAAAAGGGGCCCTCGACGGGCTGCTGATCGCCGATTTCTCCCGCATCCTGGCCGGACCGTACGCCACCATGTTGCTCGGGGACATGGGTGCCGAGGTGATCAAGGTGGAGTCGCCGGCCGGTGACGACACGCGTACCTGGATGCCGCCTGTCCGGGAAGGGGTGTCCACCTATTACCTCGGCATCAACCGCAACAAGCGCTCCATCGCTTTGGACCTCAGGAAGCCCGAGGACCTGCGGCTGGCCAAGGAACTGGTGACGCGCGCCGACGTCATGATCGAGAATTTCAAGCCGGGCGGCCTGACCAGGTTCGGTCTTGACTACGAGACGACCAGCGCGGACAACCCGGGGCTCATCTACGCGTCGATCAGCGGGTTCGGCACGGCGGGCGGGGCGTCCCTGCCCGGCTACGACCTGCTGGTCCAGGCGGCCTCCGGACTCATGAGCCTGACCGGAGACGCCGACGGTCCGCCCTACCGGGCGGGCATCTCCGTGTTCGACGTCATGACCGGAACGCACGCCGCCCTCGGCATCCTCGCCGCTCTCAACCACCGCAACAGGACAGGGGCCGGGCAACATGTGGAGGTCAACCTGCTGTCCTCGGCGCTCTCCGGACTGGTGAACCACACCTCCGGCTATGTGGCCGGCGGTACCGTCCCGCACCGGATGGGCAACGCCCACCCCAGCCTCTTCCCCTACGAACCGCTGCCGACGGCGGACAAGGACCTCATCGTCATCGCGGGGAACAACCGCCAGTTCCGCAGGCTCTGTGCGGAACTCGGCCTCGACGACCTGCCGGACGACCCCCGGTTCGCGGGAAACGAGGCCCGTACCCGCAACCGCGAGCAGCTGCGTCCGCTCCTGGTCGCGAAGCTCAAGGAACGCCCGGCGGACGAGTGGTTCAAGAAGCTCTCCGCGGCGATGATCCCCTGCGGACCGATCAACCACGTCGACGGAGGCGTCGCCCTCGCGACGGAGCTGGGTCTCGACCCCGTGGTGACCGTCGGGACCGAGGCACATGCGGTGCCGATGATCCGCAACCCGATCACCCTCAGCGCCACCGAAACCCGGTATGTCCTGCCCCCACCCGACCACGATCAGCACGGCGCAGAGCTGCGGGCCTGGCTCGCGGCAGGAAAGGATGCAGATCAGTGA
- a CDS encoding NADPH-dependent FMN reductase translates to MGTQGIRVLGIGGTTRQNSSSERALRVAAAAATEAGASVELITSADLVLPLYDPEKPDRSDRAVALVAALREADALLISSPGYHGTVSGMVKNALDYVEDLRNDDRSYLSGLPVGCIAVAYGWQASVSTLQTLRTCAHALRGWPTPMGAALNASMPGLFDRTTGACADESARFQLETVGRQIVDFATARMETVRELDATHA, encoded by the coding sequence ATGGGCACGCAGGGGATACGGGTCTTGGGCATCGGTGGGACGACGCGGCAGAACTCCAGCTCGGAGCGCGCCCTGCGGGTCGCCGCCGCGGCGGCGACCGAGGCCGGCGCTTCCGTCGAGCTGATCACTTCGGCGGATCTGGTCCTTCCGCTCTACGACCCCGAGAAGCCGGATCGGTCGGATCGGGCGGTCGCGCTGGTGGCCGCGCTGCGCGAGGCGGACGCGCTGCTGATCTCGTCCCCGGGCTATCACGGCACGGTCTCCGGCATGGTGAAGAACGCCCTCGACTACGTCGAGGACCTGCGGAACGACGACCGCTCCTACCTTTCCGGCCTGCCCGTCGGATGCATCGCCGTCGCCTACGGCTGGCAGGCGAGCGTGTCCACCCTGCAGACCCTCCGCACCTGCGCACACGCTCTGCGGGGATGGCCGACCCCGATGGGCGCGGCGCTCAATGCCTCGATGCCGGGACTCTTCGACAGGACCACGGGCGCTTGCGCGGACGAGTCGGCCCGGTTCCAGCTGGAGACCGTCGGCCGTCAGATCGTCGACTTCGCCACCGCCCGGATGGAAACGGTGCGGGAGCTGGACGCGACCCATGCATGA
- a CDS encoding IclR family transcriptional regulator domain-containing protein translates to MRRDAGPDFIEALARGLDVLRSFQPARPHMTLSEIAAEAQLARPTTRRILITLQTLGYVRSDAAGFSLTPRVLELGMAYIGSQNIWELAEPHLRNLSARTEESCSIAQLDGSDIVYVSRVAVPKLVTFSVTIGTRFPAVQTSLGKVLLAALDGPELDRVLALPGRSGISPRHHPQRDELDGMLRDVRAKGWAMADEELALGIRSVAAPIRNGQGRTVAAVNVNAHAAETSVTDLLEDYLPPLLRAAGDISADWAAWEARPLATIAPRAG, encoded by the coding sequence ATGCGTCGGGACGCCGGTCCGGATTTCATCGAGGCTCTCGCCAGGGGACTCGACGTCCTGCGCAGCTTCCAGCCTGCCAGGCCGCACATGACGCTGAGTGAGATCGCCGCCGAAGCGCAATTGGCCAGGCCCACGACGCGCCGCATCCTGATCACGCTCCAGACACTGGGGTACGTACGCAGTGACGCGGCCGGTTTCTCCCTCACGCCCCGCGTGCTGGAGCTCGGGATGGCCTACATCGGCTCGCAGAACATCTGGGAGCTGGCCGAGCCCCATCTACGGAACTTGAGCGCCCGTACCGAGGAGTCGTGTTCGATCGCGCAGTTGGACGGCTCCGACATCGTCTACGTCTCCCGCGTCGCCGTGCCCAAACTGGTGACGTTCTCGGTGACGATCGGCACCCGCTTCCCCGCTGTGCAGACTTCCCTCGGGAAAGTCCTGCTGGCGGCCCTGGACGGACCCGAGCTGGACCGTGTGCTCGCGCTGCCCGGCAGATCCGGGATCAGCCCTCGGCATCATCCTCAGCGCGACGAACTCGACGGAATGCTGCGTGACGTGCGGGCCAAGGGATGGGCCATGGCCGACGAGGAACTCGCCCTAGGCATCCGTTCCGTCGCCGCGCCCATCCGCAACGGGCAGGGCCGGACCGTCGCAGCGGTCAATGTGAACGCCCACGCAGCTGAGACCTCGGTCACCGATCTCCTCGAGGACTATCTGCCTCCCCTGCTGCGCGCCGCCGGGGACATCAGCGCCGACTGGGCCGCGTGGGAGGCCCGTCCCCTCGCCACGATCGCCCCCCGGGCCGGCTGA
- a CDS encoding LLM class flavin-dependent oxidoreductase — protein sequence MKFVFFHLMPYPFLPDDFDESYPSPSLTFPSKYFDRELGNRLYHRYLDELENAEKLGFDGIAVNEHHQSAYGLMPSPNIMAAALARRTERAQIMVLGNAIGIRGNPLRVAEEIAMLDHLSNGRVVSGFVRGIGWEYFASGVNPTRSRDRFNEAHDLIIKAWTADEPFQWISSNYEYRYVNLWPRPVQEPHPPIYIPGAGSTETMKFVAEHGHTYMSVYAPTPLVRRWFDGHRQAVEELGIDHDPVKSAFSVPIYVAETDEKAHREGRQHIEWLFHRGLKQSFPQVYPPGYMSPGSMRGMLMSGMKPYTETSYEELLAGGYAVVGSPETVTARLTELQAQLGFGQLIGLFSIGDITSDEMNRSMELFANQVMPALRPLGVANRVTAAS from the coding sequence ATGAAGTTCGTGTTCTTCCACCTGATGCCCTACCCGTTCCTCCCGGACGACTTCGACGAGAGTTATCCGAGTCCTTCCCTGACCTTCCCGAGCAAGTACTTCGACCGTGAACTGGGCAACCGGCTCTACCACCGGTACCTCGACGAGTTGGAGAACGCCGAGAAGCTCGGCTTCGACGGCATCGCCGTCAACGAGCACCACCAGAGTGCCTACGGTCTGATGCCGTCGCCGAACATCATGGCCGCCGCCCTCGCTCGGCGCACGGAGCGGGCACAGATCATGGTCCTCGGAAACGCCATCGGCATCCGCGGCAACCCGCTGCGCGTGGCCGAGGAGATAGCCATGCTCGATCACCTCAGCAACGGGCGGGTGGTCTCCGGGTTCGTCCGCGGGATCGGCTGGGAGTACTTCGCGAGCGGTGTCAACCCGACTCGTTCGCGTGACCGCTTCAACGAGGCACACGACCTGATCATCAAGGCATGGACGGCCGACGAACCGTTCCAGTGGATCAGTTCCAACTACGAGTACCGGTACGTCAACCTCTGGCCACGCCCGGTACAGGAGCCGCATCCGCCCATCTACATCCCGGGCGCGGGCAGCACCGAGACGATGAAGTTCGTCGCCGAGCACGGCCACACCTATATGTCGGTCTACGCCCCCACGCCCTTGGTCCGCCGCTGGTTCGACGGACACCGCCAGGCGGTGGAGGAACTGGGCATCGACCACGACCCGGTCAAGTCGGCCTTCTCGGTGCCGATCTATGTCGCGGAGACCGACGAGAAGGCCCACAGGGAGGGGCGGCAGCACATCGAGTGGCTGTTCCATCGCGGTCTCAAGCAGAGCTTCCCGCAGGTCTATCCGCCGGGCTACATGTCGCCCGGCTCGATGCGCGGCATGCTGATGTCCGGTATGAAGCCGTACACCGAGACGTCGTACGAGGAACTCCTGGCGGGTGGATACGCCGTCGTCGGCAGTCCCGAGACGGTGACGGCCCGGCTGACCGAGCTCCAGGCGCAGCTCGGCTTCGGTCAGCTCATCGGTCTGTTCTCGATCGGTGACATCACCTCCGACGAGATGAACCGGAGCATGGAACTGTTCGCGAACCAGGTGATGCCGGCCCTGCGCCCGCTGGGAGTCGCGAACAGGGTGACGGCCGCCTCCTGA